The proteins below are encoded in one region of candidate division TA06 bacterium:
- a CDS encoding zinc ribbon domain-containing protein produces MPIYEYQCLDCKKNFSLLILSPSTYGTPKCPGCGSERLERLMSRFRTIRSEESRMERLADPSTFSGVDENDPASVAKWAKKMGNELGDEAGEGFDEMVDQTIEEEAHKSAGTEESFE; encoded by the coding sequence ATGCCGATATACGAATACCAGTGCCTTGATTGCAAGAAGAACTTCAGCCTGCTGATCCTCAGCCCCTCCACTTACGGAACCCCCAAGTGTCCGGGCTGCGGAAGCGAAAGGCTGGAGCGGCTGATGTCCCGGTTCCGGACCATCCGGTCCGAGGAATCCAGGATGGAGCGGCTGGCCGACCCTTCCACCTTTTCCGGGGTGGACGAGAACGACCCGGCTTCCGTGGCCAAATGGGCCAAGAAGATGGGGAATGAGCTGGGAGACGAGGCCGGCGAAGGGTTTGACGAGATGGTGGACCAGACGATTGAGGAGGAGGCGCATAAAAGCGCGGGCACGGAAGAATCGTTTGAGTAG
- the ftsE gene encoding cell division ATP-binding protein FtsE, with protein MIELVHVTKTFQNSWTALKDISFELEKGEFVFLIGPSGSGKSTILKTIMMEILPDEGLVKVAGFGSDCIKARDIPKLRRKLGVIFQDFKLLPEKTVYENVAFALEVTGAAERLIHKKSMAALNEVGMSHKRHSFPYQLSGGEQQKTAIARALVNDPFILLADEPTGNVDPAGTLEIIQILKNINAKGTAVLMATHEHELVKKMPHRVIELEAGAIIRDMPGKSHYRRGSHTENE; from the coding sequence ATGATAGAACTAGTGCACGTTACCAAGACCTTTCAGAACAGCTGGACCGCTTTAAAGGACATCAGCTTTGAATTGGAGAAGGGGGAGTTCGTGTTTCTGATCGGACCTTCGGGCTCGGGCAAAAGCACCATCCTCAAGACCATCATGATGGAGATCCTTCCGGACGAGGGCCTGGTGAAGGTGGCGGGTTTCGGCTCGGACTGCATCAAGGCCCGGGACATCCCCAAACTGCGGCGCAAACTGGGGGTGATCTTTCAGGACTTCAAGCTGCTGCCAGAAAAGACCGTCTACGAGAACGTGGCCTTTGCCCTGGAGGTGACCGGGGCGGCCGAGAGGCTGATCCACAAAAAATCCATGGCGGCCCTGAACGAGGTGGGGATGTCACACAAAAGGCATTCCTTTCCCTACCAGCTTTCGGGAGGCGAACAGCAGAAGACGGCCATAGCCAGGGCTCTGGTCAACGATCCCTTCATTCTTTTAGCCGACGAGCCCACCGGCAACGTGGACCCGGCCGGAACCCTGGAGATAATCCAGATCCTGAAGAACATCAACGCCAAGGGCACGGCGGTGCTGATGGCCACCCACGAGCACGAGCTGGTAAAGAAGATGCCCCACCGGGTGATAGAACTGGAGGCCGGGGCCATCATCAGGGACATGCCGGGCAAGAGCCATTACCGCCGGGGCAGCCATACTGAAAACGAATAG
- a CDS encoding tetratricopeptide repeat protein yields MGRSQEALSHLEQARKIFENNRDERSMAVVLTNTANVLLATDEMEQAQKNYLASLAICQRTGDLAKQSSLHNNLGAITFRRADYSGALKHYNLGLRIDETLGNLTGQAAKLNNMAVMLGSMGKHDEAMSSFERALKIDMKTGNQDGQMRKLGNIATLHSIKGNYPQAIECIDQAIEISRKINSRGYYGYFLSQKISYLGNLGDNDGAKSIGNEAIELTRDSGNLSQLATLYSNLADIYYDTGELDKAYEYSSLAIDIIKNHELFEVLKENSWYTHSMILEKIGRIKESSEYLKMAYDEVQSKARNIGDEQERKGFLTKNRAIAEIVEKWESFQTKEK; encoded by the coding sequence ATGGGCCGGTCCCAGGAAGCCCTGTCCCATCTGGAGCAGGCCAGGAAGATATTTGAAAACAACCGCGACGAACGTTCCATGGCGGTGGTGCTGACCAACACCGCCAACGTGCTGCTGGCCACCGATGAGATGGAACAAGCCCAGAAGAACTATCTGGCATCGCTGGCGATCTGCCAGCGGACCGGAGACCTGGCCAAGCAGAGCTCCCTGCACAATAATCTGGGAGCGATCACCTTCCGCCGGGCAGATTATTCCGGGGCCCTGAAACATTACAACCTGGGGCTCAGGATCGATGAAACTTTGGGCAACCTTACCGGACAGGCTGCCAAGCTGAACAACATGGCGGTGATGCTGGGCTCGATGGGGAAGCATGACGAGGCCATGTCCAGTTTTGAAAGGGCTTTGAAGATAGACATGAAGACAGGCAACCAGGACGGCCAAATGCGCAAGCTGGGCAACATCGCCACCCTGCATTCTATAAAGGGAAACTATCCCCAAGCCATTGAGTGCATTGATCAGGCCATAGAGATATCCAGGAAGATCAACAGCCGGGGTTATTACGGGTATTTCCTTTCGCAAAAAATATCATACCTGGGCAATCTGGGAGACAATGACGGAGCCAAGAGCATAGGAAACGAGGCCATAGAATTGACCAGGGATTCCGGCAATCTCAGCCAGCTAGCCACGCTTTACTCCAATCTGGCCGACATTTACTATGACACCGGAGAACTGGACAAAGCATATGAATATTCCAGCCTGGCCATAGATATCATCAAGAATCACGAATTGTTCGAGGTCTTAAAGGAGAACAGCTGGTACACCCACAGCATGATACTGGAGAAAATTGGTAGAATCAAGGAGTCTTCGGAATACCTTAAAATGGCCTATGACGAAGTGCAAAGCAAGGCCCGGAACATCGGGGATGAACAGGAGCGGAAGGGGTTCTTGACCAAGAACCGGGCCATTGCCGAGATCGTGGAAAAATGGGAAAGTTTCCAAACAAAAGAAAAGTGA
- a CDS encoding tetratricopeptide repeat protein yields the protein MNNLDGWIIGNVREARAGGRLEQGIPFAIWQRQWDICDLSGNRARSRVIAENMSGLARRHPRYAVTDRLYNAKIHFYSGEYAKALELSQEALLLSRQDEDDPRLPDIYVQLSQSHQSLSNFEKALEYQAQAAGLYRSKGDQISLGNSLANSGLI from the coding sequence ATGAACAACCTGGATGGATGGATAATCGGCAACGTCAGGGAGGCCCGGGCCGGAGGCCGCCTGGAGCAGGGCATTCCCTTTGCCATCTGGCAGAGGCAGTGGGATATCTGCGACCTGTCGGGAAACCGGGCCCGGAGCCGGGTGATAGCCGAAAATATGTCCGGGCTGGCCCGGCGCCATCCCCGCTACGCGGTCACGGACCGGCTTTACAATGCCAAGATCCACTTCTATTCCGGAGAATACGCCAAGGCGTTGGAACTTTCCCAGGAGGCCCTGCTGTTGAGCCGGCAGGATGAAGATGATCCAAGACTTCCCGATATCTACGTCCAATTGTCGCAGTCCCACCAAAGTCTTTCCAACTTTGAGAAAGCCCTGGAATACCAGGCTCAGGCGGCCGGCCTCTACCGGTCAAAAGGCGACCAGATCAGCCTGGGTAATTCCCTGGCCAACAGCGGCCTGATATAG
- a CDS encoding sulfite exporter TauE/SafE family protein: MMIWLGYALLGAVAGVFSGLLGIGGAILMIPALVYIFKFSQQQAQGTSIATLLLPIGLLAAWKYYSAGHVNVKAAALMAGGFFFGGLLGAVLAGKIPGVWLQRSFGFFLLIIAVKMILVK, encoded by the coding sequence ATGATGATCTGGCTGGGATACGCTTTGTTGGGGGCGGTGGCCGGGGTTTTCAGCGGACTGCTGGGCATAGGCGGGGCCATTTTGATGATCCCAGCCCTGGTGTACATCTTCAAATTCTCCCAGCAGCAGGCGCAGGGAACTTCAATTGCCACCCTGCTCCTGCCCATCGGGCTGCTGGCGGCCTGGAAATACTATTCGGCCGGGCATGTCAATGTCAAGGCGGCGGCGCTGATGGCCGGGGGGTTCTTCTTCGGCGGCCTGTTGGGGGCGGTGCTGGCCGGAAAGATCCCCGGGGTCTGGCTGCAGCGCTCGTTCGGTTTTTTTCTGCTGATCATCGCGGTCAAGATGATACTGGTGAAATGA
- a CDS encoding NAD(P)H-hydrate dehydratase has protein sequence MLVVTPRQMQEIDARAIKKYKVPGLTLMESAARALADKALEMPAQNSPGTVCIVCGPGNNGGDGLAAARLLKEQGCEVQVFLLGSLPRLKGDARTNAQKLKAAKIKVNEIKGGAGLTALKAGLKKASLVIDAVFGTGFHGAPEKLAGQVIEAVNSSGVPVLAADIPSGVDGLTGQTFGPAVKAAATVTMGLPKTGLLFYPGKTLAGEIAVADIGFPPKAIDGQKVNINTIDPESVRQLLPRRAPDAHKGSCGTVLALAGSAGMTGAARLVSLSALRSGAGLVFLGIPESLGDVMESKLTEAIIKPLPETRTRTLSLTALDRIKALMAKADSLVMGPGLSTHPETLELVQSVVKHLNLPAVLDADALTALSGNVQVFKTQAPLVLTPHYGEMARLTGRTITEIKTDPMRAAREFAVEFSKTVVLKGAPTVIALPSGNIWINTTGNSGMATAGSGDVLAGLIAGLLAQGLSPENAAKLGVYLHGLAGDLARENKTEYCLLAGDILDELPAAYKKLMEVL, from the coding sequence ATGCTAGTCGTCACACCCCGGCAGATGCAGGAGATAGACGCCCGGGCCATCAAGAAGTACAAGGTGCCGGGCCTGACCCTGATGGAGAGCGCCGCCCGGGCCCTGGCCGACAAGGCGCTGGAGATGCCGGCCCAAAATTCTCCGGGAACGGTCTGCATCGTCTGCGGGCCGGGCAACAACGGCGGCGACGGACTGGCCGCGGCCCGGCTGCTTAAGGAGCAGGGCTGCGAAGTTCAGGTCTTCCTGCTTGGTTCATTGCCCCGGCTTAAAGGCGACGCCAGAACAAATGCCCAAAAACTCAAGGCCGCCAAGATCAAGGTCAACGAGATCAAGGGCGGGGCGGGCCTGACGGCGCTGAAGGCCGGCCTTAAAAAAGCATCACTGGTGATAGACGCCGTCTTCGGCACCGGGTTTCATGGAGCTCCGGAAAAGCTCGCAGGCCAGGTCATCGAGGCCGTCAACAGCTCTGGTGTCCCGGTGCTGGCCGCCGACATTCCCTCCGGTGTGGACGGGCTTACGGGACAAACGTTTGGTCCGGCCGTCAAGGCCGCAGCCACCGTAACCATGGGGCTGCCCAAGACGGGACTGCTGTTTTATCCGGGGAAAACTTTGGCCGGGGAGATAGCGGTCGCGGACATCGGTTTCCCCCCAAAGGCCATCGATGGGCAAAAAGTAAACATAAACACCATCGATCCCGAAAGCGTAAGACAGCTTCTTCCCCGCCGGGCTCCCGATGCCCACAAGGGGAGCTGCGGCACCGTCCTGGCGTTGGCCGGTTCGGCGGGGATGACCGGGGCGGCCCGCCTGGTCTCGCTTTCCGCCCTGCGCTCCGGGGCCGGGCTGGTCTTTCTGGGGATCCCGGAGAGCCTGGGCGATGTGATGGAGTCCAAGCTGACCGAGGCCATCATCAAGCCGCTGCCGGAGACCCGCACCAGGACCCTGTCGCTGACGGCGCTGGACAGGATCAAGGCGCTGATGGCCAAGGCCGATTCGCTGGTGATGGGCCCGGGGCTTTCCACTCATCCGGAAACATTGGAACTGGTGCAGTCGGTGGTCAAGCACCTGAACCTACCGGCCGTGCTGGATGCCGATGCCTTGACCGCCCTGTCCGGCAATGTCCAGGTGTTTAAGACCCAGGCCCCGCTGGTGCTGACCCCCCATTACGGGGAAATGGCCCGGCTGACCGGAAGAACCATCACCGAGATAAAAACCGACCCCATGCGGGCGGCCAGGGAATTCGCGGTTGAATTCAGCAAAACCGTGGTGCTCAAAGGCGCCCCCACCGTGATTGCTTTGCCTTCGGGAAACATCTGGATCAACACTACCGGCAACAGCGGGATGGCCACAGCCGGGTCGGGCGATGTGCTGGCCGGTCTGATAGCCGGGCTGCTGGCCCAGGGCCTGTCCCCGGAAAATGCGGCCAAGCTGGGGGTCTATCTGCACGGGCTGGCCGGGGATCTGGCCAGGGAAAACAAGACCGAGTACTGCCTGCTGGCGGGGGATATTTTGGATGAACTTCCCGCCGCCTACAAAAAACTGATGGAGGTTTTATGA
- the acpS gene encoding holo-ACP synthase → MIVAIGTDIVKVERIEQAYKTYGRRFLQKVFTEEEARFCLSRKHPAPALAARFAAKETISKCLGTGFRRGVYPNLIEIVDNEKSRPTVKLHGKAAEFGKDYIFHLSISHEKEFVIAVAVMEASVH, encoded by the coding sequence ATGATTGTTGCCATCGGCACCGACATCGTCAAGGTGGAGCGCATAGAACAGGCCTACAAAACCTACGGCCGGCGTTTTCTGCAGAAAGTATTCACCGAAGAGGAGGCCCGGTTCTGCCTTTCCCGCAAGCACCCGGCCCCGGCCCTAGCCGCCCGATTCGCCGCCAAGGAGACAATCTCCAAGTGCCTGGGGACCGGCTTCCGGCGGGGTGTCTATCCCAACCTGATCGAGATCGTGGACAACGAGAAGAGCCGCCCCACCGTCAAACTGCACGGCAAGGCCGCGGAGTTTGGGAAGGATTACATCTTTCATCTTTCCATCTCGCACGAAAAAGAGTTCGTGATCGCGGTGGCGGTGATGGAGGCTTCCGTCCACTAA
- the pdxA gene encoding 4-hydroxythreonine-4-phosphate dehydrogenase PdxA encodes MKPCIAITIGDPAGIGPEIALKAAVDREVLRHCRPVLVGPQDIWEQAARIYGIRITGLEIHDIYCQKFFLTPGKTSAQSGGIAARSIIAGALLALDNQVKALVTAPISKLALRQAGYQQPGHTELLAEICGVKDFGMMFASENIKVTLATIHQPYAQVPKTLTTAVIREKIELTQKALVNWWGVKDPRIGVLGLNPHAGEDGLFGTEEKKIILPAVRYFQKTGCAVTGPLSSESGFGLILRGKLDALIAMYHDQGLLPLKVLGGTINITLGLPIIRTSPDHGTALDIAWLNKADHNPMKNAILLASALGAKNISGQPFTSRNGK; translated from the coding sequence ATGAAACCATGCATAGCCATAACCATCGGCGACCCGGCCGGGATCGGCCCGGAGATCGCCCTTAAGGCCGCGGTCGACCGGGAGGTCTTGCGGCACTGCCGTCCGGTGCTGGTCGGTCCCCAGGATATCTGGGAGCAGGCGGCCAGGATCTACGGCATCAGGATCACCGGGCTGGAGATACATGACATCTATTGCCAGAAATTCTTCCTGACCCCCGGCAAGACCTCAGCCCAAAGCGGGGGCATCGCCGCCCGTTCCATTATCGCCGGAGCCCTGCTGGCGTTGGACAACCAGGTTAAAGCTCTGGTTACCGCGCCCATCTCCAAGCTGGCCCTGCGCCAGGCCGGGTACCAGCAGCCGGGACACACCGAACTGCTGGCCGAGATCTGCGGGGTGAAGGATTTCGGGATGATGTTTGCTTCGGAGAACATCAAGGTCACTTTGGCCACCATTCACCAGCCTTATGCCCAGGTCCCCAAAACCCTGACCACGGCGGTGATCAGGGAAAAGATAGAGCTGACCCAAAAGGCCCTGGTGAACTGGTGGGGCGTCAAAGATCCCAGGATCGGGGTGCTGGGCCTGAACCCCCACGCCGGCGAGGACGGGCTGTTCGGCACCGAGGAAAAAAAGATCATCCTGCCGGCGGTACGATATTTCCAAAAAACCGGCTGCGCGGTGACCGGCCCCCTGTCCTCGGAATCGGGCTTCGGCCTGATCCTCCGGGGAAAGCTGGACGCTCTGATTGCCATGTACCACGACCAGGGCCTGCTGCCGCTGAAGGTTCTGGGCGGCACCATCAACATCACGCTGGGATTGCCCATCATCCGGACCTCGCCGGACCACGGCACAGCCCTGGACATAGCCTGGCTGAATAAGGCCGATCACAACCCCATGAAAAATGCCATACTGCTGGCGTCCGCCCTGGGGGCAAAGAACATTTCCGGTCAACCATTCACCAGCCGAAACGGGAAATGA
- a CDS encoding NAD-dependent epimerase/dehydratase family protein encodes MPDKISENKKPLALLTGATGFIGSHLAEALLNRGFRVRALVRPTSDLRWIKDLELELMTGSLQDNSFLEQAVSGAGYIFQLAGAVKARDPKDFYLHNTRATMNLARAALTAAPGLKRFLFASSQATAGPAGCLDRPVCERDECRPLSDYGRSKLQAEQELMELSGKLPVTIVRPPSVYGPRDTEVLSYFRWVRKGLAILPGFSTRHAHLIYVKDLVDGMLLAAASQNSPGKTYFLAEDRSYSWDQISEIIAGCLGKRIVKLHVPLQLAHLSAMFNEAGAHALNRPAMITRQKVREMSQKFWTISSQAAKDDFGFQCRYDLARGMKETAEWYRANNWL; translated from the coding sequence ATGCCCGACAAAATTTCTGAAAACAAAAAGCCCCTGGCCCTGCTTACCGGCGCCACCGGATTCATCGGCAGCCACCTGGCCGAAGCCTTACTGAACCGGGGGTTCCGGGTGAGGGCCCTGGTCCGCCCCACCAGCGACCTAAGATGGATCAAGGACCTGGAGCTGGAGCTTATGACCGGCAGCCTGCAGGACAATAGTTTTTTGGAGCAGGCCGTCTCCGGAGCAGGTTACATCTTTCAACTGGCCGGAGCGGTCAAGGCCAGGGACCCCAAGGATTTTTATCTTCACAACACCCGGGCCACCATGAACCTGGCCCGGGCAGCTCTGACAGCCGCTCCGGGCTTAAAGCGTTTCCTCTTTGCCTCCAGCCAGGCAACGGCCGGCCCGGCGGGTTGTTTGGATAGACCGGTCTGCGAGCGGGATGAATGCCGGCCTTTGTCCGACTATGGCCGGAGCAAACTGCAGGCCGAGCAGGAGCTGATGGAGCTTTCGGGCAAACTGCCGGTGACCATTGTGCGCCCCCCATCGGTCTACGGCCCCCGGGACACCGAAGTACTGTCGTATTTCAGGTGGGTCCGGAAGGGTCTTGCTATTCTGCCGGGCTTCAGTACCCGCCACGCCCATCTGATTTATGTAAAAGACCTGGTTGATGGAATGCTGCTGGCGGCCGCTTCCCAAAATTCTCCAGGAAAGACATACTTTTTGGCCGAAGATAGATCATATTCCTGGGACCAAATATCGGAGATAATTGCCGGATGTCTGGGAAAAAGAATAGTTAAACTGCACGTTCCCCTGCAGCTGGCCCACCTTTCGGCCATGTTCAACGAAGCCGGAGCCCATGCCCTGAACCGGCCGGCCATGATTACCCGGCAGAAGGTGCGGGAAATGTCGCAAAAATTCTGGACCATTTCCTCGCAGGCAGCAAAGGATGATTTCGGCTTCCAGTGCCGATACGACCTGGCCCGGGGAATGAAGGAGACGGCGGAGTGGTACCGCGCCAACAACTGGCTATGA
- a CDS encoding class I SAM-dependent methyltransferase, with protein sequence MKNRLYKDLSWLWPLWEKVEDYAPESARFISLIKKHCPKAKTILDIACGGGKNDYWLKKRFAVTGVDLSPQMIAQANKLNPGADYHVGDMRSFDLKKKFDAVFFNDGIIYMQTEKDLLKALKNARRHLKPGGVMALYVEDCKERFEQSKTSVWRSRSGGYDITYIENDHDPDPKDSTYQMAFVYLIRRGKQLRVEHDTHTAGLFSLAQWRRALKQAGFQIIEDRPQKLGDELVQLLVGKGPV encoded by the coding sequence ATGAAAAACCGTTTGTACAAAGACCTAAGCTGGCTGTGGCCGCTATGGGAAAAGGTGGAGGACTATGCGCCCGAAAGCGCCCGGTTCATCAGTCTCATAAAAAAGCACTGCCCAAAGGCCAAAACTATTTTGGACATCGCCTGCGGCGGCGGCAAGAACGACTACTGGCTTAAAAAGCGCTTTGCGGTGACCGGGGTGGACCTTAGCCCCCAAATGATCGCCCAGGCCAACAAGCTCAACCCCGGGGCCGATTATCACGTTGGTGACATGCGGTCATTTGACCTGAAGAAAAAGTTTGACGCGGTGTTCTTCAACGACGGCATCATCTATATGCAGACCGAAAAGGACCTATTGAAGGCCCTGAAGAACGCCCGCCGCCACCTTAAGCCCGGCGGAGTGATGGCACTGTACGTGGAGGACTGCAAGGAGCGCTTTGAACAGAGCAAGACCTCGGTCTGGCGCTCAAGGTCCGGGGGATACGACATCACCTACATCGAGAACGACCACGACCCCGATCCAAAGGACAGCACCTATCAGATGGCCTTCGTCTACCTGATCCGCCGGGGCAAGCAACTGAGGGTCGAGCATGACACCCACACCGCCGGGCTTTTCAGCCTGGCCCAGTGGCGGAGGGCCTTGAAGCAGGCGGGATTCCAGATAATAGAGGACAGGCCCCAAAAGCTGGGGGATGAGCTGGTGCAGCTGCTGGTGGGGAAGGGTCCCGTTTGA
- a CDS encoding sigma-70 family RNA polymerase sigma factor, with protein sequence MPTDKQDIILVQRCLDGDSRAFNDLMNKYKRQVFSLIVRLVKSPSDAEDILQDTFIKAYRNLSSFDAQYPLLTWLFKIAHNTSIDFLRANKGETLTINDEENPIDLEDTGSSLEEKMEQLSEKELITRMVNTVPAPYREVLIMRHQQELSYEEISEAIQIPMGTVKVRLFRAREILKTKLEAAGYG encoded by the coding sequence ATGCCCACCGACAAACAGGACATAATACTGGTCCAGCGCTGCCTGGACGGAGATTCCAGGGCTTTTAACGACCTGATGAACAAATACAAGCGCCAGGTCTTCAGCCTTATTGTCCGTTTGGTCAAAAGCCCGTCCGATGCCGAGGACATCCTGCAGGATACCTTCATTAAAGCCTACCGCAATCTGTCCTCGTTTGACGCCCAGTACCCCCTGCTGACCTGGCTTTTCAAGATAGCCCACAACACCTCCATAGATTTCTTAAGGGCCAACAAGGGCGAGACATTGACCATCAACGACGAAGAGAATCCGATAGACCTTGAAGACACCGGTTCCTCCCTGGAGGAAAAGATGGAGCAGCTTTCGGAAAAGGAGCTGATAACGAGAATGGTAAACACGGTCCCGGCTCCTTACCGCGAGGTACTGATCATGCGCCACCAGCAGGAGCTTTCTTATGAAGAGATATCCGAAGCCATTCAGATCCCCATGGGCACGGTCAAGGTCCGCCTGTTCCGGGCCCGGGAGATCCTAAAAACCAAGCTGGAAGCGGCCGGTTATGGGTAG